Genomic window ([Eubacterium] hominis):
ATTCATTTTATGAGAAATTAATGATGAAAGGGAATGGCAATGAAAGTGTACAGAAAACCAATGAACTTTTAGAAGCGTTGGCAAAGAAGCACGATATTACATTTCTCAATATCAATCCTTTATTAAGTGATGAAAATGGTAATCTAAAGCATGCATACGCATATGATGGATTGCATCCTAATGCTAGTGGATATCGTATCATCAGTGATGAAATCAAGAAAATGATTAAGTGAAAGAACGTTGGATATGCGTTCTTTTTCTTTTTGGTAAGCTTTTAAAAAAGCAATATTTCTAATGTATATTATATAGAAAACATGATACAATGAAGAAAACTAAAGAAAAGGGGTAAGTAAAATGAAACAATGGTGGCAAAAAGAAGTCGTATATCAAATATATCCTAAGAGCTTTTATGACAGTAATCATGATGGCATTGGTGATGTTCAAGGGATTATTCAAAAACTGGATTATTTAAAAGAATTAGGTGTAACAATGCTTTGGATATGTCCAATATATGCATCTCCCATGGATGATAATGGCTATGATATATCGGATTATTATGCGATTCATCCTCAATTTGGGACAATGGAAGATGTAGAAGAATTAATTCAAAAGGCGAAGGCAATGGGAATCAAGATCATTATGGATTTGGTTGTTAATCATACCAGTGATGAGCATGCATGGTTTCAAGAAGCAATAAAGAATCCAGATAGCCCATATCGTGATTTTTACATATTCAAAGAAGGAAAAGAGGGTCATGCGCCAACAAACTGGCGTAGTATCTTTGGTGGCAGTGTATGGGAGAAGGTGCCGAATGAAGATAACATGTATTATTTCCATGCCTTTCAGAAGAAACAACCGGATTTAAACTGGGAAAATCCAAAGATGCGCCAGGCAATCTATGATATGATCAATTGGTGGCTGGATAAAGGAATTGCCGGTTTTCGTGTAGATGCGATTAATTTTATCAAGAAGAATCAGGCATATCCTGATGGCATAGCAGATGGTACTGATGGATTATGCAGCTGTATCGATTATAGCCGTAATCAGGAAGGTATAGAAGTGTTCTTTCAGGAATTACGTAAGCATACCTTTGATCGACATGAATGTATGAGCGTAGCGGAAGCATGTGGTGTACCATATCGACAATTGGCTCCATTTATTGATGAAAAAGATGGATGTTTCTCTATGATGTTTGATTTTAATTATTGTGATTTTGATATTGGAGATCATGAAGAATGGTTTATACGTAAAACATGGACACCAAAAGAATATCGCGATATGTTGTTTTTAAGCCAGCAGGAAGTAAATGCATTAGGATGGGTCGCAAGCTTTTTAGAGAACCATGATCAGCCAAGAAGTGTAAATAAATTAATACCGATAGATGAAGAACGTAATTACTATAGTAAAACGATGTTGGGGGCAATGTATTTCTTTTTACGAGGCGTGCCTTTCATTTATCAAGGACAGGAAATCGGTATGGAAAATGCTTGTCGCCATAGTATAGAAGAATTTGATGACTGTAGCAGTATCAATCAATATCACAGAGCATTAGAAGAAGGTTTTACTGAAAAAGAAGCCCTTCATTTTGTGAATATGCGAAGCAGAGATAATGCAAGAACACCAATGCAGTGGAATGATGCAACATATGCTGGATTTAGTGATACAGCACCATGGCTTGCGTTAAACGATAACTATCATATGATCAATGTGGAAAAAGACAGACAAGATGTGCATAGCATTTTTAAGTTCTATCAGGCGATGATTCAACTACGTCAAAATAGTGAATATAGTGATATATTGACATATGGTGATTTTAAAGGAATGAAGTACCAGGATGAAATACTAGCTTATCAAAGAAGTTACGAGGGGCATGTTGTAGAGGTTATTTGTAATTATTCAAATACATCGCAAAGTGTGAAGCTGGATGGAGATATTCAAGTGTTATTAAGCAATGATGACAAGATTGATGGAGGGTTGCATTTACGTCCTTATGGATGTGTGGTCGTATCCATCAAATAGAAAACGAGGTGTGAAGGCATGAATCTGGCAAATCAGATTTTAACGGAAGTAAAAAAGGCAGTTGTGGGAAAAGATGAAGTATTAGAGAAAATATTAATGGTGATTTTATCCAAAGGGCATATTCTGCTGGAGGATATCCCAGGTGTTGGCAAGACAACCATTGCGGTAGCATTCAGTAAAGCGATGTCTTTGGAAACAAGAAGAATTCAGTTTACTGTGGATGTTTTACCAAGTGATGTTGTGGGATTTACAAGTATTGATCATGAAACGGGAAAGCTGCGCTTACATCCTGGAGCAGTATTTTGTAATATCTTTCTAGCGGATGAAATCAATCGTACCAGCTCTAAAACACAGGCCGCCTTATTAGAAGTTATGGAAGAAGGCAATATCACAGTAGATGGATATACACAAAAGGCGAAAGATCCTTTTTGTGTCATTGCGACACAGAATCCTTTTGGTTCTGCGGGAACACAGCTGTTGCCAGAAAGTCAGCTGGATCGTTTTATGATACGTTTAAGTATTGGATATCCCAGCCTTGCGGATGAAAAGGATATATTAAAAAGAAAAAGTGAAAGAGATCCAATGCTGGAGGTACATGCGGCAGCAAGTCGTGAAGATATCATCCAAATGAGCAAAGAGGTAGAACAGGTTTATGTGCATGAAGATATTTTAGATTACATTGTTGCGCTGATTGATGCGACAAGACATCATACTTCCATTTTACAAGGTGCCAGTCCCCGTGCAAGTATTTCCTTAATGCAGTTATCAAAGGCCAATGCCTACCTGCATGATCGAGATTATGTTGTGCCAAAGGATGTACAGGATATTTTCTTTGATGTGATTGGACATCGTGTGATCATGGGCACGAGTGCTTCAGAAACCAAAGATGTATTGATGGGAATTCTACATGAAACGAAAATCAAAAAATCGAAATAAAAACGGACTGGCATTTGCCAGAATCCGTTGGTTGT
Coding sequences:
- a CDS encoding alpha-glucosidase → MKQWWQKEVVYQIYPKSFYDSNHDGIGDVQGIIQKLDYLKELGVTMLWICPIYASPMDDNGYDISDYYAIHPQFGTMEDVEELIQKAKAMGIKIIMDLVVNHTSDEHAWFQEAIKNPDSPYRDFYIFKEGKEGHAPTNWRSIFGGSVWEKVPNEDNMYYFHAFQKKQPDLNWENPKMRQAIYDMINWWLDKGIAGFRVDAINFIKKNQAYPDGIADGTDGLCSCIDYSRNQEGIEVFFQELRKHTFDRHECMSVAEACGVPYRQLAPFIDEKDGCFSMMFDFNYCDFDIGDHEEWFIRKTWTPKEYRDMLFLSQQEVNALGWVASFLENHDQPRSVNKLIPIDEERNYYSKTMLGAMYFFLRGVPFIYQGQEIGMENACRHSIEEFDDCSSINQYHRALEEGFTEKEALHFVNMRSRDNARTPMQWNDATYAGFSDTAPWLALNDNYHMINVEKDRQDVHSIFKFYQAMIQLRQNSEYSDILTYGDFKGMKYQDEILAYQRSYEGHVVEVICNYSNTSQSVKLDGDIQVLLSNDDKIDGGLHLRPYGCVVVSIK
- a CDS encoding MoxR family ATPase — its product is MNLANQILTEVKKAVVGKDEVLEKILMVILSKGHILLEDIPGVGKTTIAVAFSKAMSLETRRIQFTVDVLPSDVVGFTSIDHETGKLRLHPGAVFCNIFLADEINRTSSKTQAALLEVMEEGNITVDGYTQKAKDPFCVIATQNPFGSAGTQLLPESQLDRFMIRLSIGYPSLADEKDILKRKSERDPMLEVHAAASREDIIQMSKEVEQVYVHEDILDYIVALIDATRHHTSILQGASPRASISLMQLSKANAYLHDRDYVVPKDVQDIFFDVIGHRVIMGTSASETKDVLMGILHETKIKKSK